One Fusarium poae strain DAOMC 252244 chromosome 4, whole genome shotgun sequence DNA window includes the following coding sequences:
- a CDS encoding hypothetical protein (TransMembrane:3 (o46-65i278-297o309-329i)) gives MIREYHVFDENHFAIEQRVSICMQQPKKENDANQTFTCMFLIGPSLYTAAVFPHLLIVFQVLAWLDAGTEFPPQTFNPWATYSQGPQYLPVIRHKPMVALKCHLFTNDGPDSNIRQVQSLASLPFGYGRWLRPSLMAKDPFYTIIEILDFAASSQIQFLNLIDAKLCAYTSGPTSKEYESLGHLKYIKSILNSHLQKTKRVLDSIKNSQLSAWPRDSSNTHQRTANAAHNVEQDFQHILDRTVSLHTRVSEAISVLMSSMSISESQRAIIQAQRVGKLTFLAFIFVPLSFTTSLFGMNVTQIENGKLGIWVWFVVSVPIVAVVFALYFVDVSKYWDELRVAINL, from the coding sequence ATGATCCGAGAATATCATGTCTTTGACGAGAACCACTTCGCCATCGAGCAAAGGGTTTCAATCTGTATGCAACAGCCAAAGAAGGAGAATGACGCTAACCAGACCTTTACATGTATGTTTCTCATCGGACCATCTCTCTACACGGCTGCAGTATTCCCACATTTGCTAATCGTCTTCCAAGTGCTTGCATGGCTAGATGCTGGAACTGAATTTCCTCCCCAAACCTTCAATCCATGGGCTACATACAGCCAAGGGCCCCAATATCTCCCAGTTATCCGTCACAAACCCATGGTAGCCTTGAAATGCCACCTCTTTACCAACGATGGGCCTGATTCCAATATTCGCCAGGTCCAATCGCTAGCAAGTTTGCCTTTTGGTTATGGCCGCTGGCTGCGACCAAGCTTAATGGCCAAAGATCCGTTCTACACAATCATCGAAATCTTGGACTTCGCGGCGAGTTCACAGATACAATTTCTCAATCTCATCGATGCTAAGCTGTGTGCCTATACATCTGGCCCTACCTCGAAGGAGTATGAGAGTCTAGGACATTTGAAGTACATCAAATCTATACTCAATAGTCATCTCCAGAAGACAAAGAGGGTACTAGACAGTATCAAGAATTCTCAGCTTTCAGCATGGCCAAGGGATAGCTCCAATACCCATCAGAGGACTGCTAATGCAGCGCATAATGTTGAGCAAGACTTCCAACACATACTCGACCGTACAGTCAGCCTCCATACTCGCGTCAGCGAAGCAATCTCAGTCTTGATGTCAAGCATGTCAATATCAGAGTCTCAGAGAGCCATTATACAAGCTCAGCGCGTTGGAAAACTCACTTTTCTCGCATTCATTTTTGTTCCATTATCCTTCACCACCAGCCTTTTTGGGATGAATGTGACGCAAATAGAAAATGGAAAGCTCGGAATCTGGGTGTGGTTTGTAGTGTCTGTACCGATAGTGGCTGTTGTGTTTGCTTTGTACTTTGTTGATGTATCAAAGTATTGGGATGAACTACGAGTGGCTATTAATTTGTAA